The window GCAAGGGCGAAGAGGAGCAGCCGCTCGCGGGCCGCCGACCGCCAGGGCACCGCCCCGTTCACCAGCCCGCCGACCGCGCTGCCCGCCGAGAGCGCACCCAGCACCCACGGGACCGTGCCGGGATCGTAGGCGTGCGCCGAGGCGAAGGCCATCGCCAGCAGGTCCACCCCGCTGAGGGCCAGACCCACGCCGAGGGCCACGGCCACGGGCGTCCCGAGCCCCCGTACTCCCCCGCGCCGCTGGGCGCGCGAGGCGGACCGCGGACCCGGCATCACCGGGGACATGACGAAGGCGCAGGTGCCGGCCACGATCAGGAACGCGCTCAGCAGGAGGCCGGACGCCGGGTGCGCGAAGGCGGTCAGCGCACCGATCAGTACCGGTCCGGAGACGTAGAGCAGTTCCTCCGCGACCCCGTCGAGGCTGTACGCGCGGCGCAGCAGGTCCCGGTCCGGGAGCAGTTCGGCCCACAGGGCACGCATGGTCGGCCCGAGGGGCGGCGCGCACGCTCCGGCGAGCGCCGCGGCGGCCGCGAGGGCCGTCGGCGGTACCGCCGGGCGCCAGGTCAGGGCCGCCAGGACGCACAGCAGGGTGCCGTAGAGCACCGACATCGGCAGCAGGGCGCGGCGGGGGCCGTGACGGTCGATCAAGGACGCCCTGACCGGCATCAGGAAGACCGAGGTCGCGCCGAACAAGGACATCACCACGCCGGACACCGCGTAGGAGTCGGTGGCACGGGTGACGGAGAGCAGCACGGCGAGGGAGACCGTGCCATAGGACAGCCGGGCGGTCAGGGCGGAGACGAAGGTGCGGCGCGCGTGCGGGACGCGCAGGACGGCGGCGTACGAAGGCCGCGCGGAGGCATGCGTGGACATGCTGACGTTCCTCTGTGTGAGGCGGAAGAGGGGACACCGAGGGACGCGGTGGCCACGGTCGGGCCCCGCGATCCGGTGCGCGCTCTACGCCAAGGAGAGGAACATGGTGGCCAATCTAGCAACAGGCGGGCCGCGCGAGGGAGATTCAGCCCTCCGTCAGGCCCGCGACCAGTTCGTCGGCCGCGCGGTACGGGTCCAGTTCACCGGCGACGATGCGCTCGGAGAGGGCGCTGAGCCGGCGGTCCCCGTGCAGGTCGCCGATGCGTTCGCGCAGGGCGGTGACCGCGATGGTCTCCACCTCGCGGGCCGCGCGGGCCCGGCGGCGCTCGGCGAGGACCCCGCGCTCCTCCATCCAGGCACGGTGCTTCTCCAGGGCCTCGACGACCTCGTCGACCCCCTCCGCACGCGCGGCGACCGTCTTCACGATCGGCGGACGCCAGTCGCCGGCGGCGCGGGCCTCGCCCAGGCCCAGCATGTGGTTCAGCTCGCGGGCCGTGGCGTCGGCGCCGTCCCGGTCCGCCTTGTTGACGACGTACACGTCGCCGATCTCGAGGATGCCGGCCTTCGCCGCCTGGATGCCGTCGCCCATGCCGGGGGCCAGCAGGACGACCGAGGTGTCCGCCTGGGAGGCGATCTCCACCTCCGACTGGCCGACACCGACCGTCTCCACCAGGACCACGTCGCAGCCCGCCGCGTCCAGCACGCGGATCGCCTGCGGCGCCGCCCAGGCCAGGCCGCCCAGATGACCGCGGGTGGCCATCGAGCGGATGTAGACGCCCGGGTCGGAGGCGTGCTCCGACATCCGGACCCGGTCACCGAGCAGGGCGCCCCCGGAGAACGGGGACGACGGGTCGACGGCCAGGACGCCGACCCGTTTGCCCTGTTTGCGATACGCCGTGACGAGCGCGGAGGTGGAGGTCGACTTGCCGACGCCGGGCGAGCCCGTGAGACCGACGACGTACGCGTTGCCGGTCAGCGGGGCCAGTGCCGCCATGACCTCCCTGAGCTGCGGGGACGCCCCCTCCACCAGGGAGATGAGCCGGGCCACGGCCCGCGGTCGGCCTTCCCTGGCCTGGGCCACCAGAGAGGAGACGTCCTGCATCAAACAGCTCCGTTCACTTCACAGACGTTAAGGGGAACTCAGGCCTTCGGAACCCGGACGATCAGCGCGTCGCCCTGGCCGCCGCCACCGCACAGCGCGGCCGCGCCGACACCGCCGCCACGCCGCTTGAGCTCCAGCGCCAAGTGCAGCACGAGACGGGCGCCGGACATGCCGATCGGGTGGCCCAGCGCGATCGCGCCGCCGTTGACGTTCACCTTTTCCGTGGACACGCCGAGGTCCTTCATTGACTGCACGGCGACCGCGGCGAAGGCCTCGTTGATCTCGATGAGGTCGAGGTCGCCGACCTCCAGGCCGTCCTTCTTCAGGGCGTGCCGGATGGCGTTCGACGGCTGGGACTGCAGGGAGTTGTCCGGGCCGGCCACGTTGCCGTGGGCACCGATCTCCGCGAGCCACTCCAGGCCCAGCTCCTCGGCCTTGGCCTTGCTCATGACGACCACGGCCGCCGCGCCGTCGGAGATCTGCGAGGCGGAGCCCGCGGTGATCGTGCCGTCCTTGGCGAAGGCCGGGCGCAGCTTGCCGAGCGACTCCGCGGTGGTGTCGCCGCGGATGCCCTCGTCCTTGCTGAAGACGACCGGCTCGCCCTTGCGCTGCGGGATCTCCACGGGGGTGATCTCGGCCTCGAAGACGCCGTTCTTCTGCGCGGCGGCGGCCCGCTGGTGGGACAGGGCGGCGATCTCGTCCTGCTCGGGGCGCGCGATACCGAGGCGCGTGTTGTGCTTCTCCGTGGACTCGCCCATGGCGATGCCCTCGAAGGAGTCGGTCAGACCGTCGTACGCCATCGCGTCGAGCATCTCGACCGCGCCGTACTTGAAGCCCTCGCGGGACTTCGGCAGCAGGTGCGGGGCGTTGGTCATGGACTCCTGTCCGCCCGCCACGACGATGTCGAACTCGCCGGCGCGGATCAGCTGGTCCGCCAGCGCGATGGCGTCCAGGCCGGACAGACAGACCTTGTTGATGGTGAGCGCCGGCACGCTCATCGGGATACCGGCCTTGACGGCGGCCTGGCGGGCCGGGATCTGACCCGCCCCGGCCTGGAGCACCTGGCCCATGATCACGTACTGCACCTGGTCGCCGCCGATCCCCGCACGGTCGAGGGCGGCCTTGATCGCGAAGCCGCCGAGGTCGGCTCCGGAGAAGGACTTGAGCGAGCCGAGCAGTCGTCCCATGGGCGTACGCGCGCCCGCGACGATCACCGAGCTGTTCGTTCCAGAAGGCATGAGCTGCGATCCCCTTACCGGCCAGGCCGAGGAGTGAACGAGGGTTTACTTCGAATGTACTGAGTGGCACTCCGTGCCGTCATCGGCCCGTCGGTGTGATCGCGCGCACGTTGCGTAACCACCTGATGAGCGCTGCACTGAATCCATGCTGACGCGAATCGACCACATCGGGATCGCCTGTCACGACCTCGACGCGACCGTCGAGTTCTAC of the Streptomyces sp. 1222.5 genome contains:
- the meaB gene encoding methylmalonyl Co-A mutase-associated GTPase MeaB; amino-acid sequence: MQDVSSLVAQAREGRPRAVARLISLVEGASPQLREVMAALAPLTGNAYVVGLTGSPGVGKSTSTSALVTAYRKQGKRVGVLAVDPSSPFSGGALLGDRVRMSEHASDPGVYIRSMATRGHLGGLAWAAPQAIRVLDAAGCDVVLVETVGVGQSEVEIASQADTSVVLLAPGMGDGIQAAKAGILEIGDVYVVNKADRDGADATARELNHMLGLGEARAAGDWRPPIVKTVAARAEGVDEVVEALEKHRAWMEERGVLAERRRARAAREVETIAVTALRERIGDLHGDRRLSALSERIVAGELDPYRAADELVAGLTEG
- a CDS encoding MFS transporter, which codes for MSTHASARPSYAAVLRVPHARRTFVSALTARLSYGTVSLAVLLSVTRATDSYAVSGVVMSLFGATSVFLMPVRASLIDRHGPRRALLPMSVLYGTLLCVLAALTWRPAVPPTALAAAAALAGACAPPLGPTMRALWAELLPDRDLLRRAYSLDGVAEELLYVSGPVLIGALTAFAHPASGLLLSAFLIVAGTCAFVMSPVMPGPRSASRAQRRGGVRGLGTPVAVALGVGLALSGVDLLAMAFASAHAYDPGTVPWVLGALSAGSAVGGLVNGAVPWRSAARERLLLFALALGLTVAAAGLAPNLWTLTVAMAVAGAFLAPALTTAYLLADETVPADARTRAGAWVNMGVNAGSSGGALVAGLLIGRLPLCACFALAGGAALLPALSAVRWRAGRAADHAASAGDTPPERAGATGRPAEACPAGERS
- a CDS encoding acetyl-CoA C-acetyltransferase, whose amino-acid sequence is MPSGTNSSVIVAGARTPMGRLLGSLKSFSGADLGGFAIKAALDRAGIGGDQVQYVIMGQVLQAGAGQIPARQAAVKAGIPMSVPALTINKVCLSGLDAIALADQLIRAGEFDIVVAGGQESMTNAPHLLPKSREGFKYGAVEMLDAMAYDGLTDSFEGIAMGESTEKHNTRLGIARPEQDEIAALSHQRAAAAQKNGVFEAEITPVEIPQRKGEPVVFSKDEGIRGDTTAESLGKLRPAFAKDGTITAGSASQISDGAAAVVVMSKAKAEELGLEWLAEIGAHGNVAGPDNSLQSQPSNAIRHALKKDGLEVGDLDLIEINEAFAAVAVQSMKDLGVSTEKVNVNGGAIALGHPIGMSGARLVLHLALELKRRGGGVGAAALCGGGGQGDALIVRVPKA